The genomic interval ATTAGTTTCTACTATCCTGCTGTGTGATCAGCAGGCACAAGTGACCTCACAATTCTACATCATCagtgctgggaaagaaaaacagtatcAGCAAAAAATTATTGAGCAAGTGCCCAGCTACCCAATTCAGTTACCACTATAGCCAATGAGGTCTttacaataattttaataatgatTACAGTAAACCCCAGAGGCATATAGAGGGGCAATGCCATGACAAGTCACCTCCCACTCAGTATGATGGGCATGGAAATGCACAATTCCAAACTTCAGAGAACCAACTATTTACTCTCTTCTACCCCACAGAAAATCTAATTACATCATGGATTTAAGCACCTTAAACATGCCTTGAGACACGCTTTCAATGAGAAACACATTGCAGATGGAGGAACTATTATTCCCAGTAAGATATATATTTTACAAGACCTGAAACATAACCACAATCATGAAACTAGGAAACCTAAAGCCACATCCCTTGACACTTTTAAAACAATATATAACAAGTTAAAGCTAGTCTGCAGCTGGAATAATGTACAGCTAAGACTTGTATTTTATATCAGacactgtttttttcactaGATGTTCAACCCATCTACTAACAGGACAGAGTCAGACTTATTACTCCTGGTGGATGAGTTGCACATATATAGCCAAGTTTTCCAATAGCACCTTTATAGATGCTGAAGTTCTCTGAAAGATCTAAACTACCTTATTTTAAGCAAGGCGGATTTACAACCTAGAGGAACAGAACTGCCAGCCATACCACCACCCCtcttaaagaaagaaatttcattaGTTCAGGGCATAAGAAACACAGagctttcatttctgtattacgcacaaacaaaacaaagcaaaaacaaacaaaaaaaacccatcccacacctaacaaacaaaaagcaaacagaacacCCAAAACACAAATCCAAACGGCAAACAGGAGTATTCACTTCTAGAAAGGAGACAACAACAGAATGTGCCACAGCACTTCTGGCTGACACGATTAGAAATTGCAGACCAAGTGCTCTCTTGTGGCAGCAGTGGTAACAATGGCTTGCTGGCTTAAAAGTGTAAACAGTCCAGGAGAAACAGCCATAAGATACAAAAAAACAGCAATACAGAGAAGCCTTTTATTTCCCTAGTATGCCACTAAGGCATTGGCAAAGGCACCTGAACCTGATGCTCACTGTGACTTACACAAAAGTTGGAATTTTCACCTACAGGACTCCCTGTACTCCTGTTCCCAGTCCATGTGGATGACAGATCTCCTGCTACAGCATCACCCAGATTTCCAACAGGAATGCAGCAATCTCCATTGACAGAGGTCCTGATCATTCAGCACTAGCCATTCCAATCCAACTCTTCCATTTCTAATCCTAATGCAGTTACAGGATTCTGCAGCAATTTGAGCCCTTTCATGGGGCTTGCTAGAGCTTGGGTTCTGCAGTCGACCCACTAGGAAGCTAACAGAGAAAGCTGGAGGAAGAGAGTGAGGTTGCTTTGCTGCAATCCAAACAGCCTATTTGCAAAAGCATTCCAGATCTGGGAATTGCTTAGCTAGCTCCAAGAGTGAACAGAGCACACACAGTATGAATCTTTCTGAACAGACACACTGCAGTATCTTTTCATTTCCTGGGCTGTATACATAAACCACCACTGCATCCCAGGAGTTTGGCTTCACTGCTTCCTCTCTGACAATGTGGGCAACACCTCAGGCATTCAGCCTAAAAACATAGCAGTGACTGTTACATATAGGATGGGTACTATTGCTTAAGAACTAGATAGATAAAATCACAACTTAACACTTAAAAGCTTCTGTAGCATGTGAAGAAGTGTTCTTCCCTCTGACATTATTTCCTAAATTGAAATAGAAACCAtatgaaatgaaaagcatttctatTTCTCAGATACAGAATTCAGAAGGTAACACTGAACCTACATGAAGTGTTAACAGATATATGAAAATTATGGCTTTCTGGATACATAGCATTGCTATTCCCTTCACAACTACCATAACCTTTTTTAAATCTAATAAGAACATAAACTGGAAGGAGTATGGCATAGTTAGTACATAAACATTTCCCAGAGGTATGAACTAAGAAAAACTTGTACTCACATAGCATCATGCCCATCATAAGAAGTAATTTCTTCAGCACAGCATTCTACTGAAAGGTACAAGACCAAAATCAACCAACTAACAAGTTACCAAATCACCACTCCTTAGATGACAGATTGgtgcttattttatttaaagttttcattttctattcCCCCAAAAATGCTTATTCATATATCCACACATAAAAAATTTAGCAGAGCTGATAGCTGAAGAATCCACCTAAAACTGATGATTACAGGAAAAGACATCCCTGAAGTCAGTTCTGGATAAAATCTTTCTGGTAAAAAGTTTGCCCTATGTTTACAGTGTGTCTTCATGAACTCTTCAGTGAGAACATGATGTAAAGCATTTCCTGTTAACCTCCCCCCTCATCCCACTCCCCACCAGTCCCATCAGTCACACTGCTACACCTGATCATTTCCTTGTGGAGCAAACTGATAGGGATTAACAGCAATGCTGTAAAAGAGAGACaggttgttttttctccttttaatcaGAATGATTTCCCCAATTCCCATTGTCAAAAGTGAGAAGGCTGAGTGGGCCAGAACAAGGAACTTGAAGGGAAGTAACAGTACAGCAGGTGCTAAACTTGCACTCCCTACGTGTGAAATCATGGGTTTAATGAATAACCATGGGTTTAGTGAATAACCACATTATGAAACAGATCACTGCAACTGAGAGATTAgatattttctgttcctttgcaAATGAAGTTTATTTGATTTTACCTGATTTGCATAAATGAGGACTTAGAAATAGCCAGATCCTCCCCAGGAACATAACTAATAGACATCAACTTTTCTCTGGCATCTTTGGAACCAGTGATGTAAAGCAAGTGAGAATCTTCTCTGAGAAGAGAGTGTTGAAACTACAAGATAGGAAAGACCATTATCAAACAATGAGAGAGTTTATATCAGTAAAGATGGAAATGTTTGCTCTCTTGACTTCTTTATGCATTTGAGAGCTTGAGTTATTACTACAGGATATGTCCAAGGATAATTTCCTAATTTTATTGTGATAGCAAATTCATTAACAAATGAAGGTATTGCAGACTGTAGGGAAAATGGAACAGATGGCCAGTCTGCAGGACCACAGGAAGGTATGAGACACTTAAAGGGCTCATTTGTAAAAGCCATTTTGAAAAGTATCCCATCTGCAGGACTACTAATAAGCCAGTGAGAATTTCTTTTCAtgataaaatgcttttaactGCGTGTCCTTGCCTAGTTTTCTTTTGTGGATGGATTTCTATAAAAGTCAGACTGACCATAATAGAACAGTCATAACAAAGGCAGACTGGCTGTTCCGGGCAAATGATAGTAAATGCAGTGCTACTGTGAGTCATTTTCCCCAGAAGTGATATGTGAAGCTCAATAAAGTTATTTCTCTGACAGAATTCTGGTGAAGAGGGACACATCAGTAACTTGTGAATGCAGGAAAAGGGCAGAGAGTGGGGAAGTCTATTCATAGACTCTTTTATTACCATGATGAACTAGGGAATGCATTCACATTGAGCTTGAATGGTTGCCTGTTAAAAATATTAGCATTTTCCCTGTAACATGACAATACTTGATCTGAGCTCACTAATGGAAAACATGGATCTGGAGGCTCAGATTATGACATCTTTAGTGTCTTTCCCTCACATAAGTTAAGAAAAAGGTGACCATGCTATAGACAGGAACCAAGACTGCACATAGCGAGtcagaaatctgattttcaaaaaATCACAGCTGTATTTTAGATGGCAAAGAAAAGTAGAGTTAACTCATGATTAAGCAAAATTTGCCCTACTAGTTTTCGTGGACCACAGGTCAAGAAACAAGTATATTTGCAGCTCACTGGGTAAGACTTAATTCAGAGAAAAGCATTTAAGACTGAtaccctgaaaaaaacagaaaacatgtttACTAGCCAAGAAACACTTTAGCAATGTCTTCTCTATGAATTACCCTGGGACCAGCTTGCACCTGAAGCCTATAAATTTGAGGGCTGACATAAGACAGTTAAAATACCTGAACCTTTTAGATATACTTGTCAACCTTCTTTCAAATTGTGGAGTAGCTcagctatttttaaatgccACTGAATCAACTCCAGCAAAATTTCTAAAAAGGCATTGTGACAGTAACCTTCACCATCACATCCTGagaatgttttgcttttcagttttcctcCTAACAAGGCTTGATCTCACTGTCTGGCTGAGGATTAATCCGCTTTCACCAAACACCAAACTAATGCTTGCTGCATTAATACACTGCAAATCCCCAAGGTATAAGTTACACACAATTTAGTATAAAAGGTAAGCACAGGGCTTTCATTTCACTACAGTTATTACCAGGAAGGCAAGCAGAACACAAGTAAGTTTTCATTAGATCCTGATCtaaaaaattttgcttctgaaaaatagattttcctttgtgctttctctcccttgcttctttttccttctccttaaAGACAGGGCACAATCTATATACAGAAACttagattaaaatatttcactaaAAGTGGTATTGTACTCTGCCATTATTATTCTGCAAAGACTGAAGACATGCCATGTCAGTCATTTGGGAAAATCAAGCTGCTTTAACAATAACCATACAGACAGATCTACTTCATGGCTTTTATCCTGTGTTCTCACTGATATTTCTGAAATCTCACTATTATAGAACTACTTGAGGATTATGTGAAGGCTCAGTTTCTCCCTGTCTCTATAAATATTCttgttgaaaataaatacatgtctTTCTCTGgtatagatatatttttttgctttactcACAGGATGAAGACAATTAATTGTTACATGCTGCTGTTTTGCTGGAAACTAATTTGTTGCAATAGCTGTCAGCTCACCAATATTACCATAGCagtagaaaaagaagaatgtgaATTCTGCATTACAGTGAATGCCACGTGGTGCTCAGGATACTGCTTCACAAGGGTGAGTTTAATTTCAGGCACTGGCATTAAATATTCCATAGGATGTATGAATAATCCATTTCTTCAGTCCATAACAAACACAAATAGTCAGGATGAGCTTTCTGATATAAAAGGCTGAGTAACTGCTGTGCTGTTTGACAGGAAAGTAGATACACAGCCAAACTGAATGGTGATAAGATGCTAGGAAAATTTAATGCTTTAACTGGCTGCAAACATTATGTTTATATGTGTAACTAGAGTTGGAAGTATTGCAGTGTATTTCTCTGCCAGGTGTTCAATTTGTGCTTGCAAACAGAAGCAATAAAGTGGCCATCACTGTGTGGACACCTCTACCCTTACAAATCAAATGATGTGTAATATTGCCTGGTGATGGTATGACAGAAATTTTCATATTAGTCCTCCTGGAAGGAGGAATGTAAGAATCTAGATGAAGTTAGAGGAGTCTGATCCAAATCCTTTTCATCTCAGTGGAATATTCTGTGTCAGTTTAATTAGTTATAGTCCttgattttataaaaaataattctatccaaaaagtttcaaaataagTATTTCCTCCTTGTAATTTTCAGGATCCTGTATATAAATATCCACCAGTATCATCTGTTCAGCAAACGTGCACCTTCAAGGAGGTTGTATATGAAACAGTGAAGATCCCTGGCTGTGGCAACCATCCAGAATCTTTTTATTCCTACCCAGTAGCTACAGAGTGCCACTGTGAGACCTGTGACACTGACACCACTGACTGCACTGTCAGGGGCCTTGGGCCATCCTACTGCTCCTTCAGCCAGAATGGAAGCAACCAATGAAGGGCACTCACATGGCAGTTTGGCTTTCAATGTTCACTTCTAGAGAAAGGTATTGATTGGGTTACGTGGAAGATCATAGGCAAGGATATTTAGAAACTTCCAAGATCGAAACAAAGATTTTTAAGGCCAAAATGGAGAGTTATTGACTacacttttcttctctttaggTCTTCCCTACTCAACCCATCCTTAAGTTATTTTTCATAGGTTCATAGAATGTTGCTTCCAATTCCTTCTTCCCTCGGCTTCTCTGTCACCTTCATTCTTGATATTCCTGCATTCCTACTGCCCAGTACACTTAACTTGTTCTGTGCTATCCTATGCTTTCAAAAAGTACTCAGCTTCCAATGCTTTATTATCCCCTGCTTTCCATCTCTCCTCAGAActcacatatttttaaaagccttgtagcactttttttcttccaaccaaCATCTGTGCCCTTGCCTTCTGTCAGATGGACTGCAAACATCTCTCAGctgagattctttttttttttttttgcaaaacatttcaTATAGCTGTTAGAGTCTATAAATAATAACAGCATGTTTCTTAAGAGCCAAAATCTATGTTCAAAAACTAAACATCACCTGAACTCTAGTTCACACCTGGCTAACTTGATAAAAGAACCATCAGCTGTTTACTTTCACCTGAGTAAACACACCTTAAGTcagtttaaaaaattctgaaattttttgCCACATATGAATAACACTGGATTTCCCCTCATAACACAACAGCATATAATAATGAGGAGTCTTTTAGCACTAACATAGCAGTCTCATAAATTATTTAGGGATGAATCTAGAGGCACCTGATTCCAGTAGTGCAAATATAGTGTGATAATACAGCTTGAACGTAGTTCACAGCAGTCCTGTTTGAGAATGGAAGTTTACATAGAGTTCTGCAGCAACCTAATTCTGCAGTGGCCAATATGAAGCTGAGGTGGTCTGGAAGCAGCTGAAGGACTCACTGaatcagaacagaaaattatCTCATGTTATTGGGAAAACCATATGAAACCTACAGAATGACAAAAACTACTAAGAAAACTAAAAGATACTGCTTTTCATCAGGAGGTCACCTACAAAAATAGAGAATGGAGAGCAGCtggttcagcagcagctcagcactgaaGACCTGAAGGATACACAAGATAAGTAGAAGTCAGCAGTATCACAGCACTGTAGAAAAGTAGAAGTGTAAGGAGCAGAGCCTACAAGATGTAACCTCCTGCCACTGCTTAACATGACAAGAGCTTCAGCTGAGTTGTTATTTCCAGCTTTGGACACAGAAATTTGTGGTGttgaaaaactgcagaaaatccACGGAAGACTGATAAAAATAGAGAGACACCTGAAAAACATCTTAGGAAAATAAGATCTACATACTTGTGGTCATTACACTTgcaggaagggggggggaaataagTCAAACCTTTTACTTGCTTGAAGACTGttgcaaagagaaaagtaaCAGTCAGTTCTCCATGTTCATAGTGAACAGATCAACTAGTGAAAGATTCAGAGGAGTCACTAGCAAACTGACAATGAAATTAATTGTCAGAGGACAGGGGAAGGAAGTAAGGGAGTGGATCTCTCTTATaataaatagatatttttatttatttatttaatatttagtggtttttactgaaaaatatcagttctcttgattttatttataagaTTCATCTGCATGGACATTTTCTTTGATCtagttttaaaagcagtaaagTAATAGGTAAATCAAATTGTCTCTCACTCATTTCAGTTTGCCTTCTGTTGAAATTAAGAATATTATTCATATGAGGAATTATTCTATTTTGGGTGAGAGAATTCTGAATTAAAACTGCAGAACAGAGTAGATTGTAGTAAAAAATTATGGGGAAATATATGTTtccaaaataaatctgtaaataCCTATATTGTCTGTTGTTCATTttggaataataaaaataattttgttgcaCCTCTGTTGTATATGTCTTAAtgaaccaattaaaaaaaacttaagaaaTCACCTGCCCACTTCACCATACTTTGaagcacacattttttttcccttcagtatttttttcatgcaactAATTGGCCCATCTGAGCAATATTTACATAATATGGCCAAATCCCATCCAATAAAAGATTGGTATATTTTAGTCTCACCAGTAATGGAATAATGAAATACTGCATAGGTTTAACAAAACAGACTGTGGATGAAAATAAAgattatatttaataatttacttAATCTATAAGGATGAGGACCTCTCCAGAGTTGTGTCCACATCTCTGACACGAATCATCTTGCATGTGGAAACAAAAATCATACAGCTCTCATTTCATCCATCAGACAAATGCATCCCTCATTGAATTTTTGCAAATGACCCTACTCAGAACCTCAAAACTAAAACTGTAACTAATGCAGTCAAAAGAGTAGAGGTTAATATCAATACCACAGGCTAGCAAAAAATCCCAGTCATGTATCACTGCAAGCTTCCAAACtcttaatttatatttcttaCACATCTTAGGTACCAATGCTGAGGTTAATAAAAAACAAGTCCTAGACACttaaagatgcaaaaaaaaaaaaaggtacccTCTGTATAAACACTAGCCCCTGCCAAGCAAATTATAACCTTTGGAAATTCCTCTTTTCAACACTTTCTCCACCCCTGTCCAGTACCCAGTATCTGCTAGATATGAGTTCCAAATCTCTTTCAAAAATCTGGCCTTTCTATAAATGGTTTATCATGCCCAAaagctttctgtttttcaaTAGACCAACAgggacagcaaaaaaaaaaaatagtttactGAAGTCTTGCTTTTAATATCGTGAGTTTAAATGTATGCCTCCATTGATATACAATTAGATTTGGTATTCTACTCTGTAGTAAAATCCATTccaaaatatgtaaataattatttgttGTTCTATAGACTGGTTACAAGTATTTCAATATCAGTAGCCCCAGTGACAGAAATTCAGAAACTCTTAGATAAGGCCCACCTGACTTGAAGATACCTTGGATGATACCTTTGAAAGCTGGTGAGACAGACTGACTCTGTCTTCTAAAAGTTCACTTTCCATTCAATAACCAATAAACATTTCACTAAACTTACTTTTACATCAACATATTTCCAGACTTTTAGCTTTTAGAGAAGGTATTTGCATGAGTATCAGTGTAGCCTGAGCCCAAATCTGCtttgaattattatttaagaaaaatacttatGAAGCAGTTTCTGTGGTTTCTGCCTAGCCCCATCAGGATGAATTAATGGCCACCCTCCAAAAGCTGAAAGTCTCACTTTGACTTTCTACTCTTAATACCAAATTGGTAGGTAAGTTTTTAGAAACACTTCTACTAGAACCAGATGTAGGTATTCAAAAATTCCTACCATAGGCCTAACCTTCTCCATTGAAATCAACATGCAAAATGCTTCTCAAGAGAACGATTCTGCCAATAGTGAACTTCTTAACT from Heliangelus exortis chromosome 18, bHelExo1.hap1, whole genome shotgun sequence carries:
- the FSHB gene encoding follitropin subunit beta; its protein translation is MKTINCYMLLFCWKLICCNSCQLTNITIAVEKEECEFCITVNATWCSGYCFTRDPVYKYPPVSSVQQTCTFKEVVYETVKIPGCGNHPESFYSYPVATECHCETCDTDTTDCTVRGLGPSYCSFSQNGSNQ